One genomic window of Psychrobacillus sp. INOP01 includes the following:
- a CDS encoding Ger(x)C family spore germination protein, translated as MKKNIILFILLSTILLIGCSDKELKVPLEDVGMVSTMAFDYIDEDTMKMTVAIPQFSPEAKENTQTFSVSTDMVSKGIVEIEMHSDKKIVLNQLRVVLFNEEFAQHGEMEKIVRHFYRESSVGNKVLIAIVNDTGEQILKADYPDKPNINMYINDLLQPSINTAFNPNTNIHDFIYTQTSTVHDSIVPLLEKKDGTIKMEGIAIFKGHEMLQSLTADEALIIQALQGRKNLAPLSLELDGGKEKLMLDLITNKVNMKSNENMESPKLVINIKFEGTLVEYSGEKEDSLHKLEEITKLEEEINERTSKQIEEFLDKLKELEVDPVGLAEEFRRYYHGDWDKKKTNDIISKLEVDVQVETSIISTGNLK; from the coding sequence ACAATTTTATTAATTGGCTGCTCGGATAAAGAATTGAAAGTTCCCTTGGAGGATGTAGGTATGGTAAGTACCATGGCTTTCGATTATATAGATGAAGATACGATGAAAATGACAGTTGCTATTCCACAATTCTCTCCAGAAGCAAAAGAGAATACACAAACTTTCTCTGTTTCGACTGATATGGTTTCTAAAGGGATTGTAGAAATAGAAATGCACTCGGACAAAAAGATCGTGTTGAACCAATTAAGGGTGGTACTTTTTAACGAAGAGTTTGCACAGCACGGTGAGATGGAAAAAATTGTGCGACATTTTTATAGAGAATCTTCAGTCGGAAATAAGGTACTTATTGCCATTGTAAATGACACTGGAGAACAAATACTAAAGGCCGATTACCCGGATAAGCCAAATATTAATATGTATATTAACGACTTATTACAACCTAGTATTAATACTGCATTTAACCCGAACACGAATATTCATGATTTTATTTATACGCAAACCAGCACAGTGCACGATTCTATCGTTCCTTTACTTGAAAAAAAAGATGGGACTATCAAAATGGAAGGAATTGCGATATTTAAAGGACATGAAATGCTACAAAGTTTAACAGCTGATGAAGCACTTATCATACAAGCACTCCAAGGAAGAAAAAACCTTGCACCTTTATCTTTAGAATTAGATGGTGGAAAAGAAAAACTTATGTTAGATCTCATTACAAATAAGGTAAATATGAAAAGTAATGAAAATATGGAATCACCAAAGTTAGTTATAAATATAAAATTCGAAGGAACACTTGTTGAATATTCAGGGGAAAAAGAAGATAGTTTACATAAACTGGAGGAAATAACAAAATTAGAAGAGGAAATAAACGAGCGGACCTCCAAACAAATTGAAGAATTTCTCGACAAATTAAAGGAACTCGAAGTAGATCCCGTCGGTTTGGCAGAGGAATTCCGGAGGTATTACCATGGTGATTGGGATAAAAAGAAGACAAATGACATTATTAGCAAACTAGAGGTAGATGTTCAGGTAGAAACTTCTATTATAAGTACAGGAAACCTAAAGTGA
- a CDS encoding PTS mannitol transporter subunit IICB: protein MNTEQTEGSGFKVKVQRFGSFLSGMIMPNIGAFIAWGLITALFIETGWWPNADFAELVGPMINYLLPILIGFTGGRLVHGIRGGVVGATVTMGVIVGADIPMFLGAMIVGPLGGWAIKQFDKLVEGKIKAGFEMLVNNFSAGIIGGILTLFAYKLIGPAVNALTDFLAAGVQFIFDAGLLPLASIFIEPAKVLFLNNAINHGILGPLGIEQAADAGKSILFLLESNPGPGLGILLAFMFFGKGAAKQTAPGAVIIHFLGGIHEIYFPYILMKPFLLVAAIAGGASGIFTLQLFNAGLVAAPSPGSIFSILALTPKGSHIGVILAVIVATAVSFLVASLILKTSKDIEEDDLVKATEKTSSLKGKESRAAEFIQPTTTVESIQETSLANVQHIIFACDAGMGSSAMGASILRNKMKKEGLDVSVTNTAISNLPADAEVIITHKDLTSRAKKQVPNAQHISVENFLNSPKYDELIEQLKK from the coding sequence ATGAATACAGAACAGACAGAAGGTTCGGGGTTCAAGGTTAAAGTACAGCGATTTGGGAGCTTTTTAAGTGGGATGATTATGCCAAACATCGGCGCATTCATCGCATGGGGTCTTATAACAGCATTATTTATAGAAACTGGATGGTGGCCGAATGCAGACTTTGCAGAGCTAGTCGGTCCAATGATTAATTATTTACTGCCAATCCTAATTGGGTTTACTGGTGGTCGTCTCGTTCATGGTATTCGAGGTGGTGTAGTTGGTGCTACTGTAACGATGGGGGTAATCGTCGGAGCGGATATCCCAATGTTCCTTGGGGCCATGATAGTTGGTCCATTAGGTGGATGGGCTATTAAGCAATTTGATAAGCTAGTAGAAGGTAAAATAAAAGCTGGTTTTGAAATGCTTGTGAATAACTTTTCAGCAGGTATTATTGGTGGTATTTTAACACTTTTTGCATATAAGTTAATAGGTCCAGCAGTTAACGCATTAACAGATTTCCTTGCAGCTGGCGTTCAATTCATATTTGATGCAGGTCTCTTACCACTTGCAAGTATTTTCATAGAACCAGCTAAAGTATTATTCTTAAATAATGCTATTAATCATGGGATATTAGGACCTTTAGGAATTGAGCAGGCTGCAGATGCAGGAAAGTCGATTCTATTCTTATTGGAGTCAAATCCAGGACCAGGTCTTGGTATTTTACTTGCATTCATGTTCTTTGGGAAAGGAGCAGCTAAACAAACTGCACCTGGAGCAGTAATTATTCACTTCCTAGGTGGAATTCATGAAATTTACTTCCCTTATATTTTGATGAAGCCATTCCTACTTGTAGCCGCTATTGCCGGTGGAGCTTCTGGTATCTTTACATTGCAATTATTCAATGCAGGTCTAGTGGCAGCACCTTCACCAGGAAGTATATTTTCAATACTAGCGTTAACTCCAAAAGGAAGTCATATAGGAGTAATATTAGCTGTAATAGTCGCTACTGCAGTATCCTTCCTGGTTGCTTCTCTTATTCTTAAAACGTCTAAAGATATAGAGGAAGACGATTTAGTTAAGGCAACAGAAAAAACTTCTTCACTTAAAGGGAAAGAAAGTAGAGCAGCAGAATTTATTCAACCGACTACAACAGTTGAATCTATTCAAGAAACTTCTCTTGCAAATGTACAACATATTATATTCGCTTGTGACGCGGGTATGGGATCAAGTGCAATGGGAGCCTCTATCTTGAGAAATAAAATGAAAAAAGAAGGTCTTGATGTATCTGTAACAAATACAGCTATTAGCAACCTTCCAGCGGATGCTGAAGTAATCATTACGCATAAGGATTTGACGAGCCGTGCGAAGAAACAGGTGCCTAATGCGCAACATATTTCTGTTGAGAATTTCTTAAATAGCCCGAAATATGATGAGCTAATTGAGCAACTAAAAAAATAA
- a CDS encoding transcription antiterminator — MLTIFISSREKMIIEALIVEQEEITIKELSKKIDVSSRTIQRDLNNVQSILDSYQLELIRKSGVGVQIIGNEQRKQELVQQLKKSTQREYTLEERLTLILCILYESAEPVKLFSLSKDLGVSISTVSADLMKLEEQLQPVQLSILKKRGYGVELSGTENAKRRAISYALSKTLKEEGLFSLIKEKIHQKSSNYEDPISERLMHLVDREKLGMIEEAMKDLYPDFSLSMTDSAYVGLIVHLALAIERILQGENITIDEAYLKQISLEPEYPIAKKIINMLMDRFDVDIPEAEVGYITMHLQGSKLRQQEGVLVEASNLELYRLAKELIREMEKQTGFHLSDNESLLEGLVTHLKPAIYRIEQNMGIVNPLLEEIQTNYKDLFDQVKAATRIVFPKLLVPNEEIGYLVMHFGSALIGVLGKGDLKAYIICSSGIGTSKLLASRLLREIQEISEVANISVFDLNKLAATITDRDLIVSTIYLQDFQREYIMVNPFLTTEEINQVQLYARRKMLIQKAHSIVKDSHPTVDVLTEKIEKLHQYSGVILRVLSNFRLALLKQQSTVKQYIQEICALLEDSQVIEEKELVVEALLEREKSGGIGIPGTKLALYHTRNEYVQEPSFTIHKLEHAIWITGMDGIDMKVDTLLVLLSPESFLKAGLEVLSLISTLIIQNEQSMQLFETGDESQIHSFLAEAFEAFIRENIN; from the coding sequence GTGTTAACCATATTTATTTCGAGCAGAGAAAAGATGATTATTGAAGCATTAATAGTAGAACAGGAAGAAATAACGATTAAAGAATTATCTAAAAAAATCGATGTGAGTTCACGAACTATACAACGAGATTTAAATAATGTCCAAAGTATTTTAGATTCCTATCAGCTTGAACTGATTAGAAAATCAGGAGTCGGTGTTCAAATCATAGGGAACGAACAAAGAAAGCAAGAATTAGTTCAACAGCTTAAAAAGTCCACACAGAGGGAATACACATTGGAAGAAAGGTTAACATTAATCCTATGTATTTTGTATGAATCAGCTGAACCGGTCAAGCTCTTTTCCCTTTCTAAGGATCTAGGAGTATCCATTTCAACCGTCAGTGCAGATTTGATGAAATTAGAGGAGCAACTACAGCCTGTCCAGCTTTCTATTTTGAAAAAAAGAGGGTATGGAGTAGAACTATCAGGAACGGAAAATGCAAAACGTAGAGCGATAAGTTACGCATTATCTAAAACCTTAAAGGAAGAAGGGCTATTTTCCTTAATTAAAGAAAAGATTCATCAAAAATCGAGCAATTATGAAGATCCAATTTCTGAAAGATTAATGCACCTTGTCGATAGAGAAAAGTTAGGAATGATCGAAGAAGCGATGAAGGATCTATATCCAGATTTCTCTTTGTCGATGACGGATAGTGCTTATGTGGGTTTAATCGTTCATCTTGCTTTGGCTATTGAACGTATTTTACAGGGCGAAAACATTACCATTGACGAAGCATATTTAAAGCAAATATCGCTTGAACCAGAATATCCTATTGCGAAAAAAATTATCAATATGCTGATGGACCGTTTCGATGTGGATATCCCAGAAGCTGAAGTCGGATATATAACGATGCATCTTCAGGGATCCAAACTTCGTCAACAAGAAGGGGTATTAGTTGAGGCTTCCAATTTAGAATTATATAGACTTGCGAAGGAATTAATTCGTGAGATGGAGAAGCAAACTGGCTTCCACCTATCAGACAATGAATCCCTTCTTGAAGGACTAGTAACTCATTTAAAGCCAGCAATTTATCGTATAGAGCAAAACATGGGCATAGTTAACCCCTTACTGGAGGAAATTCAAACGAATTATAAGGATTTGTTTGACCAAGTCAAAGCTGCCACGCGAATAGTTTTTCCAAAGCTTCTAGTTCCAAATGAAGAAATTGGATATTTAGTTATGCATTTTGGATCTGCTTTAATTGGGGTATTAGGTAAGGGAGATCTAAAGGCATATATTATTTGTTCTAGTGGAATTGGAACTTCTAAATTACTGGCATCACGATTACTTCGGGAAATCCAAGAGATTTCAGAGGTAGCTAATATTTCTGTCTTCGACCTAAATAAGCTAGCTGCTACTATTACTGATAGGGATCTTATTGTCTCAACCATTTACCTGCAGGATTTTCAAAGGGAGTACATTATGGTCAACCCTTTTTTAACTACAGAGGAGATTAACCAAGTTCAACTGTATGCAAGAAGGAAAATGCTTATACAAAAAGCTCATTCCATAGTAAAGGATAGTCATCCAACTGTAGATGTATTAACGGAAAAAATAGAAAAGCTACACCAGTACTCAGGAGTAATTCTAAGGGTATTGAGCAATTTTCGACTTGCGTTGCTAAAACAACAATCTACAGTTAAGCAATATATACAAGAGATTTGTGCATTGCTGGAGGATAGTCAGGTCATTGAAGAAAAGGAACTGGTTGTAGAAGCTTTGTTGGAAAGAGAAAAGAGTGGTGGTATTGGTATTCCAGGAACAAAACTTGCGCTATATCATACTCGTAACGAATATGTTCAAGAACCATCGTTTACTATTCACAAACTCGAACACGCTATCTGGATAACAGGAATGGATGGAATTGACATGAAAGTGGATACACTACTTGTATTACTTTCACCTGAATCATTTCTAAAAGCAGGTTTAGAAGTACTAAGTTTGATCAGTACATTAATAATTCAAAATGAACAAAGTATGCAATTATTTGAAACAGGAGATGAATCTCAAATCCATTCATTTTTAGCAGAAGCATTTGAAGCATTTATCAGAGAAAATATAAATTAA
- a CDS encoding PTS sugar transporter subunit IIA, translating to MALPILAEENILLSQQLATKEEAIRLAGQILVDKGYVEAGYIGKMLEREEMTSTFMGNFVAIPHGTDDAKKEVKETGISIIQAPDGVDFGDGNIVKLIFGIAGKGNDHLDILSNIAITVSEVENVEKIVNATSPKDVLSFFEGVN from the coding sequence ATGGCATTACCAATTTTAGCAGAAGAAAATATTTTACTTAGTCAACAATTAGCAACAAAGGAAGAAGCAATTCGTTTAGCTGGTCAGATTTTAGTAGACAAAGGATATGTGGAAGCTGGTTATATAGGGAAAATGTTAGAAAGAGAAGAAATGACATCAACGTTTATGGGGAACTTCGTTGCAATTCCACATGGTACTGATGATGCAAAAAAAGAAGTGAAAGAAACAGGTATCTCTATTATTCAGGCTCCGGATGGAGTAGACTTTGGAGATGGTAATATAGTGAAACTGATTTTTGGTATTGCTGGTAAGGGTAATGATCACTTGGATATACTATCTAATATTGCAATTACTGTATCAGAAGTAGAGAATGTAGAAAAGATAGTTAATGCTACTTCACCAAAGGACGTCCTTTCTTTTTTTGAAGGAGTGAACTAA
- a CDS encoding mannitol-1-phosphate 5-dehydrogenase, whose protein sequence is MNAVHFGAGNIGRGFIGLLLHQSGYKTCFVDVNEEVVNLLNEKKQYTVKLAEASHKELHVENVHAINSLKNPELVIDEVANADIITAAVGPNILPLIAGLIAKGLKKRLTQSKKPLTIIACENMIGGSTFLKEKVYEELTNDEKVEFETYFSFPNAAVDRIVPNQTNADKLAVTVEPFYEWVVDESEIKGTNPQVKGVTFVQDLEPFIERKLFTVNTGHAVVAYFGYLAGIRNMHEALANIEIRKMIEQVLKETSRYLTATYSFDEKTHAEYVQKIINRFANPYISDDTTRVGRSPMRKLKNNDRLVRPATKYVEMFNENPLYLARGIAAALHYDFLEDPEAIEIQAMIEQKGIQFAIEKTTSLKPGTDLFEMIHKQYDEMALKKNNIKPI, encoded by the coding sequence ATGAATGCTGTTCATTTTGGAGCAGGAAATATAGGCAGAGGATTTATCGGTTTGTTGTTGCACCAATCCGGGTATAAAACTTGTTTTGTAGATGTGAATGAAGAAGTCGTTAATTTATTGAATGAGAAGAAACAGTACACTGTAAAGCTTGCTGAGGCATCTCACAAAGAGCTACACGTTGAAAATGTTCATGCGATTAACAGTTTAAAGAATCCCGAGCTTGTCATTGATGAGGTAGCGAATGCAGATATTATAACCGCTGCAGTAGGGCCAAATATACTTCCGTTAATAGCAGGATTGATAGCTAAAGGATTGAAAAAACGCCTGACACAATCGAAAAAGCCCTTAACGATTATTGCATGTGAAAATATGATTGGTGGTAGTACCTTTTTAAAAGAAAAGGTATATGAAGAGTTAACGAATGACGAAAAGGTCGAATTCGAAACGTATTTTAGCTTTCCAAATGCGGCAGTAGACCGAATTGTCCCAAACCAAACAAATGCCGATAAATTGGCAGTAACAGTTGAGCCATTTTACGAGTGGGTTGTAGATGAGTCAGAGATAAAGGGAACTAATCCGCAGGTTAAAGGAGTAACATTTGTTCAGGATCTGGAGCCGTTCATTGAACGTAAATTGTTCACAGTTAATACTGGGCATGCCGTTGTTGCTTACTTTGGTTATTTAGCTGGAATACGTAATATGCATGAAGCCCTTGCAAATATAGAAATAAGAAAAATGATTGAGCAGGTTTTGAAGGAAACTAGTAGATATCTGACCGCAACTTACTCGTTTGATGAAAAAACGCACGCTGAATACGTGCAAAAAATCATAAATCGTTTTGCTAATCCATATATTTCAGATGATACAACTAGAGTAGGGCGTTCACCGATGCGTAAGCTTAAAAACAATGACCGACTTGTCCGCCCTGCGACCAAATATGTAGAAATGTTCAACGAGAATCCTTTATACTTAGCTAGAGGGATAGCAGCAGCATTACATTATGACTTCCTAGAGGATCCAGAAGCAATTGAAATACAAGCTATGATAGAACAAAAAGGAATCCAATTTGCGATAGAAAAAACGACTAGCTTAAAGCCAGGAACAGATCTATTTGAAATGATTCATAAGCAATATGATGAAATGGCACTAAAGA